The following coding sequences are from one Lycium ferocissimum isolate CSIRO_LF1 chromosome 3, AGI_CSIRO_Lferr_CH_V1, whole genome shotgun sequence window:
- the LOC132050335 gene encoding endochitinase EP3-like, whose translation MNFSSSRKHYSYFFFLFALAIVVDVPRLILAQNITPISDIVSDAFFNGIADQAASNCEGKGFYTRARFFEALKSYPNFGTVGSTDNSKREIAAFFAHVTHETGHMCYINEINGPSGDYCDENNTEYPCVSGKNYYGRGPIQLSWNFNYGPAGKAIGFDGLNDPDIVARDGIISFKTALWYWMNNCHSLITSGQGFGPTIRAINGQIECDGGNPQTVARRIEYYTQYCQQLGVETGDNLTC comes from the exons ATGAACTTCTCTTCATCAAGAAAACATTactcatatttcttttttctttttgcattaGCTATAGTAGTTGATGTTCCAAGATTAATCTTGGCACAAAACATTACTCCTATTTCTGATATTGTCTCTGATGCATTCTTTAATGGAATAGCTGATCAAGCAGCTTCTAATTGTGAAGGAAAAGGGTTTTATACAAGGGCTAGGTTCTTTGAAGCACTTAAATCTTATCCTAATTTTGGAACTGTGGGTTCTACTGATAATTCTAAGCGTGAGATTGCTGCTTTCTTTGCTCATGTCACCCATGAAACTGGAC ACATGTGCTACATAAATGAGATAAATGGTCCTTCTGGCGACTATTGTGATGAGAACAACACAGAGTACCCATGTGTCTCAGGCAAGAACTACTATGGTCGTGGACCCATTCAACTATCATGGAACTTCAACTATGGACCTGCAGGAAAAGCCATTGGATTCGATGGCCTAAATGACCCTGACATAGTGGCAAGAGATGGTATTATTTCCTTCAAGACAGCCTTGTGGTATTGGATGAACAATTGTCATTCTCTCATTACTTCTGGCCAAGGTTTTGGCCCAACTATTCGAGCCATTAACGGTCAGATTGAATGTGATGGTGGCAACCCTCAGACTGTTGCTAGAAGGATTGAGTATTATACTCAGTATTGTCAACAACTTGGTGTCGAGACTGGGGATAATCTCACGTGTTAG